In Lemur catta isolate mLemCat1 chromosome 1, mLemCat1.pri, whole genome shotgun sequence, one DNA window encodes the following:
- the LOC123632749 gene encoding olfactory receptor 4F3/4F16/4F29-like — protein sequence MDGGNHSVVSEFFLLGLTSSWEIQILLFLFFTIFYAASMLGNLLILLTIISDHHLHSPMYFLLANLSFIDTGVSSIATPKMIYDLFRKHKVISLKGCITQMFFIHTVGGTEMVLLIAMAYDRYVAICKPLHYLTIMRLRMCISLTAVAWTIGLIHSVAQLAFVVNLPFCGPNKMDSFYCDFPRFIKLACIDTYRLEFLVTANSGFISMGTFFILILSYTFILVTIRKRSSGGSPKALSTLSAHITVVVFFFGPCIIVYVWPFPTLPIDKFLAIFDALITPFMNPVIYTFRNKDMKVAMKRLFVKAVSFRKSFFMYSSRNSDSS from the coding sequence ATGGATGGAGGAAATCACTCGGTGGTGTCTGAATTTTTCTTGCTGGGACTCACCAGTTCTTGGGAGATTCAgattctcctttttctgtttttcacaatattttatgCAGCGAGTATGCTGGGAAACCTTCTCATTCTGCTCACCATCATTTCAGACCACCACTTACATTCCCCAATGTACTTCCTGCTGGCAAATCTCTCCTTCATTGATACCGGTGTTTCCAGTATTGCAACCCCCAAAATGATTTATGACCTTTTCAGAAAACATAAAGTCATCTCCTTGAAAGGGTGCATTACCCAGATGTTCTTTATTCACACTGTTGGGGGCACAGAGATGGTGCTGCTCATAGCCATGGCCTACGATCGATATGTTGCTATCTGTAAGCCCCTCCACTACCTGACCATCATGCGCTTAAGAATGTGCATTTCTCTTACGGCTGTTGCTTGGACCATTGGACTCATCCACTCTGTGGCCCAACTGGCTTTTGTTGTAAACTTACCCTTTTGTGGTCCCAACAAAATGGATAGCTTTTATTGTGATTTTCCTCGCTTCATCAAACTTGCGTGTATAGACACATATAGACTGGAGTTTCTGGTCACTGCCAACAGCGGTTTCATCTCCATGGGCACCTTCTTCATCTTGATTTTGTCTTACACCTTCATCCTGGTCACGATTCGTAAACGCTCTTCAGGTGGTTCACCCAAGGCCCTCTCTACCCTCTCAGCTCACATCACTGTTGTGGTTTTCTTCTTTGGTCCTTGCATTATTGTCTATGTGTGGCCATTCCCTACCTTACCCATAGATAAATTTTTAGCTATCTTTGATGCCCTTATCACTCCTTTTATGAATCCTGTCATCTACACATTTAGAAATAAGGACATGAAAGTGGCAATGAAGAGACTGTTTGTTAAGGCTGTAAGTTTCAGGAAGAGTTTTTTTATGTACAGTTCAAGAAATTCAGATTCATCTTGA
- the LOC123632811 gene encoding olfactory receptor 4F3/4F16/4F29-like has translation MGGGNYSVVHEIVLVGLTSSLEMQLVLFLVFSVFYVAGILGNFLIVLTVISDSHLHSPMYFLLANLSFIDMWVSSITVPKMIYDLFKERKVISFQGCITQMFFVHVIGGTEMVLLVVMALDRYVAICRPLHYLTIMNFRTCTFLLVAAWTIGITHSLIQLVFVVNLPFCGPNEVDSFYCDLPRFIRLACTVIYRLELIVTANSGFISLGTFFILIISYIFILVTVWQHSSGGLSKALSTLSAHMTVVVLYFGPCIFVYSWPFLTVPVDKFLAIFDVIITPFLNPAIYTFRNKDMKVAMRRIFSQMLNIWKLF, from the coding sequence ATGGGGGGAGGAAATTATTCAGTGGTGCATGAGATTGTGTTGGTGGGACTTACCAGTTCTTTGGAGATGCAACTTGTCCTCTTTCTAGTTTTCTCCGTGTTCTATGTAGCAGGTATTTTAGGAAACTTCCTCATTGTGCTCACAGTGATCTCTGACTCCCATTTGCACTCCCCCATGTATTTCCTGCTGGCCAATCTCTCCTTTATTGACATGTGGGTTTCCTCCATTACAGTTCCCAAGATGATTTATGATCTTTTCAAGGAGAGAAAAGTAATCTCTTTCCAAGGCTGCATTACGCAGATGTTCTTCGTTCATGTTATTGGAGGAACTGAGATGGTTTTGCTCGTTGTCATGGCCCTTGACCGATATGTTGCTATATGTAGGCCTCTCCACTACCTGACCATCATGAACTTCAGAACTTGCACTTTCCTTTTGGTGGCTGCCTGGACCATTGGAATCACCCACTCATTGATCCAACTTGTATTTGTTGTAAATCTACCATTCTGTGGCCCCAATGAAGTGGATAGCTTTTACTGTGATCTTCCTCGATTCATTAGGCTTGCCTGTACGGTCATTTACAGATTGGAGCTCATAGTCACTGCCAACAGTGGTTTCATCTCTCTGGGGACTTTTTTCATCTTGATTATCTCCTATATCTTCATCTTGGTCACCGTTTGGCAACATTCTTCAGGTGGCTTGTCCAAAGCCCTCTCTACACTGTCAGCGCACATGACAGTGGTGGTTTTATATTTTGGTCCGTGCATCTTTGTGTATTCATGGCCATTTCTCACAGTGCCTGTGGATAAATTCCTTGCCATTTTTGATGTAATAATTACTCCATTTCTGAACCCTGCCATCTATACTTTTAGGAATAAAGACATGAAGGTGGCGATGAGGAGAATATTCAGTCAGATGTTGAACATCTGGAAGCTGTTTTAA